catcttttccagggacgtccatgcattttccaacaagacaatgcaaaaccacatgctgcacacattacaaaggcatggctgtggaagaagagggtacgggtactggactggcctgcctgcagtcctgacctgtccttaATAGAGAATGtgaggagaattttgaaatgaaaaatgcgtcaacgacgaccccgtaccgttacacatcttaagacgtgtttgcaggaagaatgggacaaaataaaacctgaaacactaaatcacttggtctcctcggtgccaaaacgtcttttaagtgtggtgaaaaggaatggcagcattacaaagtggtaaatgctttactgtcccaactttttttggaatgtgtttcaggcctgaaatgcaggaatggatgtttatcaataaatgaaaggaagttgaccagacaaaatatgaaatatctcaggttcatcctgtctgcaatcaaataaaagtcaaagtaaatttaagaaactctgtgtttgtttattatttgcattttccatgccgtcccaactttttctgatttggggttgtacattttattCATGCACACCTGAGGCATTATTTTTGAAatagacaaaaaaaagaaaagaaaaaacaaacaatctaGGAAACCATTTAAAATACCCTCATTTATGTGTATAATCCAGATCAAATGGTCATTGTTATGGGAGACGTATTTTCGATATCTAAAGCAACATTGCCCCCGTGTGGTATAAATCATTTACTACTCTACTTACAATGAAAAAATATATTCACGTAATTTAAATTTGCCATATACATTTTTATCTGGGATGTGTGAAAAAGATTACATAAGTTGTTTAATTATTGGTTTAAAAtcaattttttaacattaatgcGTAATTGCGCAAACAATTGTAATTATTAGCATTTATGGGTGATTCGACTTACACTCAATTCGTTACACTTAGCAaaaggttattattattattattattattattattattattattattattattaggataataatagtaaaagcaGTAAAATTATGGAAAAGTCCTAGGTTTTGTATGATCTAAGCTTTTCTAGCGTTATTGTGTGCACCATTTGTTTGACAACAACTAACAGTTAGAATTTTATGTGTAGTGCAGTATGGACGCtaataaagattttattttacataatttgaAACTTTAAAAACATTGGGAAACAGCTAATGAATATGTTTAAAACAGCTTGGTTAGAAATATGTTAAATTACAGACAGCACACACGACCACGCCGATTTACCCTGCACTTTACTCGCTTAAAGAGGAACCTTTGTTTTGGCTTCGTGTTTCATAGGAGACGAACAAAGGTAGGGACCGCTCGCTGGCTAGGAGCTTTTCGGAATCTGTTGATGAAAACATTATGCTCGTTGCTGTGTAAGTTTTGGTTTATTTACAATGtagaataaataaacttaattcTCGTTAGCTAGTTAATTTAATTAACTTAAACATTAAGATGAATTGTTGTTAAGAATACAGGAAACAACACACAGCGCGGTATATTTATGTTTGTCTCTTGGTTACTCGATACAGTGTTAAGCTGAATTAAATGTGTAACTCTTACATAAATAAGAAGATGATTATTAGCGTTACGGTGTTCAGAAGAATACAGTTTTATTATTCGGCTTTACATTAAAGTTTTAAGAGAACAAAGGCAGGAACGACAAATTAAATTGTTTCTTTATTACGTGAAGATTTTAATGGATACAATGAATACAACACTTGTAATTTTTGTACAAAAGCAATGTGATCAAAGATGAGGCTACAATTTGGACTCACTAAATATACTTGCTTCGAATGATTGTTGTACTTGCTGCTTCTGAGTTTTTAGATAGATGTTAATATGCTAATTAAAGACCTTTTTTTCACAGACTAAGCGATGAATAAAGAGTTACAAATGAGGGCTGCAATAAACCAGAAGTTAATAGAGATGGGAGAAAGGGAGCGGTAagtttctgttttgtttaattgttAACCGAACGAGCTGCTAAGCAGGAATTATTATATGTAATTATATgtaaattattacattattaaaaatatattttctctCTCTACTTTAGGTTAAAGGAGCTGCTCAGATCCAAACTCATCGAGTGTGGTTGGAGAGATCAATTGAAAGCACACTGTAAAGGCAAGAACACTATCTACATTTAGTCAATAATGAAAAGCTTGCTAATAGAGGAGAAGAGAAGGAAGGCCTTTACTtgtcatatatgcatatacaggtgtacagtacaacgaaattcttttttcCCAAGCTTTCAAACAGTTTGAAAGCTTGGGGTCatagcacagggtcagccatagtGTGGGCGTtcctgaagcagacagggttaagggccttgctcaagggcccaacagtgactgcatggcagagctgggattcaaatagcccaaagctctacccactaggctaccactgtcctattaatgctataataataatttttataataataatacatataataataataataataattaattaatactaataattataataataatataataattaataataataaatacttaatGCTGCGATTAAGGCTACAAAATGTTACAGAAACGAGTCAGTTATAAACACCCTTCCCCCTTCAGAAACACTTTAAATATTGCAAGAAAACCCCAAAGTATTGCCAGTAATTGTAACAGAAAAGTAAACCTTTTATTGTGTCTAAGAACATGAACTTGGTCTGCCAGATGCAAGTTAATTAAGACCAACAACTGTGTTCTATAACTACTGCATAAAAGTcattttgacaaaaaaaaagcaacagctacaaaaataaaaggaaattaGGAATTAAATCAAATGTTATAGCCATTTAAGTAACTTTATATAGTCAAAATAGTGAAAAAGAAAGAGGGACTGATTAAAGATTCATTATGTATTGATATTGACccttaaacatttacattttcggcatttagcagacacctaatTCATCAACGACTTACAAtcatgactgaacacgatttcagcaattgaggtttaagttccttgctcaggggcccaacagtagaaacttggcagtggtggccttctgattacttgtccagtaccttaaccactaagctaccaatACTTTAAAGATAAAGATGAGGGTTGCTAAAGATGTGGGTTACACATTATATCAATAGTAACTGTATAGATGTAGCAGCCATGTGACTAAACGTAAATAAAAGAcacaataaaatgcatttaaaaaaaaatatttaaatgggTCTGTAATTCATATGCCTTTATGACTCAATATAAATGTGTTGATTCATGAAGGCTGTAGCATTTAAACAGGCTGGAAGACACTTTTTTATGTGGATGTATAAGTGGGAGCGTAAACTTTATTATCCTACCCATTATCAGGATGCGCACTAGATTATAACATTGACGACAGGCACAATACTGGTCATGTAAGATGTGAATATCTGAAACTGCAGGCATACAGGATGGGCATCGTGACAAGAAATCGGCATGTGAGTGAGTCAGTTATGACACAGCTGTAGGTCTGAATGATGCACATTATCAACTGCCGAAATAAAGTCATTTGTGACACCTATAGTCCTAGATATTTCAGATAATGACATCAGCAACTGCATGGGGTGAAAGTAAAGAAGTTAACATTTGAAGTTTTTGTATACACAGTGCTAATTTGATTACAACACTCCTCTTAGCAACCAAGCTGACTCAATTGACAAGGCATGCAAAACATAACAGACATGATGCCAATTCTCTTTAAAACAGTTtagattgtttttattgtttaaggtTCAACTCCATAAGTGTTTGAGCATAAAATGACTCAGTCGATGGGATAGTAAAATGTGGCATATCCAACACCAGCATTTAGGGCCTTTATATGGTTGATGCATTTATATTATGAAACTTACTGCAATTTTAATGTGGGTTGGGGTACAATATGCTTCAAATGTGCCTTTGTCCATTGTTTAACCTTTAGCTAACGCAGTCTACTGCCTACTTAAGTTGTACTCATATTAGTACTGATTTTACAGAAGTCATCAAGGAGAAAGGGATTGAGAATGTGACTGTAGAAGACTTGGTGGCTGGAATCACTCCTAAAGGAAGAGGTAttgtttttgggtttttttgctCATCATGCACATTAAAAAGACAGAAGCttacattaataacaatatttGAGTAACATTAGCATGGACCTAATATCCTAATATGTATCTAAATATGTTTGCTTTGTAGCGCTGGTGCCTGACAGTGTGAAGAAGGAGCTTTTGCAAAGAATAAGAGCTTTCTTATCCCAGCACTCTACATGATGCTGAGGGAATGTCGCCCTATGCCAATTGAAATGCCACAATGCTTGCTGTAAaattgtatgatttttttttaattattattgtttttaatcaggTCATGTGCTGCCTTGTTGAttggtaaagaaataaaagcaaatCAGGTGAATAAGTTTTCtgttaaaacaataaagtttgtaTATAATCACTTAGTGTTGTCAGCTACTGTAATACAACTACGTCTAAAGTTTGCAATTTAGACAAATCAAAATGCTTTAGaaacaatgggtgtgttcgaaaacttagtgagctctctacatagacggcatTTTACGCGCGCTctcgagaaggaggctgttcgaattcctagctgccttaaaatgctcactagtaagtcaccttaaatctgaatggtattttggcagaataacgagggagcacccgatgctgccttagcagtgaaggcaatcccagcattcagttcagcacaacttttctcacagaaaaataaaaaatatggcggATGGTGCAGAGaaattttcaaacgtaaataaattatcattgattttttatttgtataaacattcacaagtgtgtgtatttgcaaattcgggcttgtcagtgaatttaaccgtttttggtacacggagggagatgttacttgacatgctagtgcgttgtgccaccccatcccattggtttgaatggcatgatgctaactgtgttagcttagttagcgaaaactgatggaatctctgtctaagtagtgcattcgaataacctgacttataagtcaatgactaattagaatcctctctacttaggctgCTGCCTATGggggcagtaagacagcaaggcagctcactaggttttcaaacacacccactgTACTCTGATCAAAGGAAACAGAAGTAGTATTTTTCAGCAATAACGAATGGCTGAGCATATGCTCTCAGAAACACCACACCAACAGCAAAGAGGTAGAAGCATAAAATATTATCTGAATACAATACTGATACTGTTACGTGTGATTAAAGAAAACTAGAATAAAGCGAAGGCATttgagtggcacagcagtaaattatagTAGCTATCTATCATTTGGATCCAGAATTTGAGTCTCCAGCAGGAGGGGATTTCCAAGGCCGtgagatggattggtgtcctgtatagtgtgtgttactgcattgcacccagtaaaTATGGTGAACAACCCTGTCCAAATTAAAGCAGCgataaaacaagaaataaaaaaaaatctgaatctTTGAtctgactgcaggcaggtcaccagtccatcacagggcatacacacatacacattcacacacatgcacatatctTGGGGGACTTGAGTATCttaaattaacctgactgcatgtctttggactgtgggtgaaaaCTAGAGCACAGTGGAAagatgcaaacttcacacagaaaggacctggaccactctaCCTGGGTatttaacccaggaccttcttgccatgaggcgacagtgctacccctggGTCTGGGTctgggtccaggtcctttctgtgtggagtttgcatgttcttcctatgtctgtgtgggtttcctccatgagctccggtttcctcccacagtccaaagacattcaagtgagttgaattggagatacaaaattgtccatgactgtcattgacattaaacttaaactgatcttgtgtaatcagtaactactgttcctgtcatgaatataaccaaagtgtgtaaaacatgatgttaaaatcctaataaataataataatacttacatTAGCATACAGTGCCTTCTTGGGCTTACTGAAGACGTgactaataaaaaaagtaaaggcAGGCAGACGAGATGAGAAAGGTATGGTTCACATTAGAGGTGTCTGAAATCGTATTCTTCCTGGCATAACTATGGAATAATTATGGAAGTTGACCTCCCATCCCCCAAATGCCACTGTATAATTCACACTCTGATTATTAGCACACTTCACATAGCAAAAAAGAGCAAATACACTTTTTATTTAGATGACATGCGAAGGTCTGGAAAAGCTAACTGGGTAAAGCAATCTGAGTAATGATCTGTATGAAATTTCTTGGAGCATTCATCCTGTACAGTGCAGCGTGGTAGTATCACATTTTTAATGGAAATCACTGTAAATGAAAGAAATTATGTTGATGAATTGTTTGTGTGATTTCTGTAgactgtgtgaatgtgtaagatttttacacaaaaaggtcAGGCTATGCATAGTCATCATGTGAATCTTACTATCCTCTAATCCACACCTGGGCATGGTACGGCCAGCAGGCCCTTTGGATGTCCCCGACTGGCTTGCATGAGGTCAGtagcaattaaaaatcagacgtaaatgaatgtacagtggtgttcaaaaaatagcagtgattttaaaaaagtgaataaagcacaaaatcattataataacttttatttacataaatgcaaatgcactgaaaatactactttcaattctaaatcaaaatattaacaaaattttgccagtttgtgtcaatcctttacagaaagttaagaaaaatgaatattaggctgttcaaaaaaatagcagtgccagcatttttcattaaaaactcaaaaaatgtatctataacatgaaaatttttgaggtttcactttactttaaattactgaactaatatttagtggcatttagtgtttctgagatctgtgttgcatggagtcgatcaacttctggcacctctgaacaggtattccagtccaggatgattaaacTACATTctacagttcttctgcatttttgggttttgcctcaaaaaaacgcgcttcagatatcagcccacaagttctctatggggttgaagtcaggggattgggctggtcactctattacctcagtcttgtttgtctgtaaccaagatgttttgggtcattgtcatgttgaaacacccattttaaggacatttcttcttcgacatagggcaacatgatctcctcaagtattctgatatatttaaactgatccatgatccctcgtacgtgataaataggcgtaacaccatggtatgataaacatccccatatcatagttttgtaccaccgtgctttactgtcttcacagtgaactttggcttgaattcagtgctcgatggtcgtctgacatactgtctacagccactagacccaaaaagaaaaattttgctttcaccagtccacaaaatgttgagccatttctctttggaccagtcaatgtgttcttggcaaatgttaacccattcaggacttgtctttttcttaacaacgggactttgcaaggagttcttgctggtaaattggcttcactgaatcatcttctgtacttactggtaacttcagatgttccttgatctttctggaggtgatcattgactgagtatttgccattttggctattcttcgatcctttcgaacagtagttccacgcttccttctgcgtctttcaggtgttggttgtcacttcaaggcatttgagatcattttagctgagcagccaataatttgctgcacttgtctgtatgtttttccctctactatcaactttttaatcaaagtatgctgttcatcagaacaatgtctggaacaacccattttacccagtatttcagaaggaaacgcgctatgaccaagctgtgcaacatttgccaccctcctaaattaaataagggccaaattttacacccgttcttctgcagaatgaatgacttcaccaattgaactcctcactgctattattttgaacaaccccctttcaatcaatgcttcgattactcagaatgagtggcatgcatgtcctagttgttgggtttgttttgttttcattactctactacactttcaagtaaattatttgctatgtagaaatagcatttctactaaaaacagtgatttatcaggttaatggtgttggactgctattattttgaacaccactgtacatcacacatgcagtacaacaggattgtttttattttgatgggactgctatttctttaaatttacataagttttaatgtatgtgtgtgtgagtgtatccagcttcaccgtaatgtttTGGTGAACAGAACTAAGTACGACTGATAGAGGCGGTTgagttttaacaagacatgaacttctaaGTGTTTATTCACTGAAGTTAGATGTAAAGCTATTCAATGATCACAATTTAAATATAGGGTTTAAATCACCATTACCATGGTACCATTTTATCTTATGTGTTTTGCACATCCATGACTGGAGCAGtcaagatcagctttgtgatttccagataaaatatccaacaataacgaaaaactgaaaacagcaaatgaggtaattatACTCAAATATAACACAACTataacataaaaacactgaaataaaaagctgattcttacaatttctcagcacccgagctgtaacacaagtttaaaagtgaaacggggGAAAATTCAGTTAAACACcgatacatgtggacactttcagagtgaatctgatggttattccacacaaatgtagtttcgtctcatatgcacactttgatgacgtattaccacACCggtcaagccgagcgctgaacaaagcagctcttcattgttaatttgaaattaaattaatagatttttaaaaaacaaactgaacacgttgagtttaaaggtataaatttctcgacaaagggcgttgagtttcaaagattttgagtttaggggacgttgagttacaaggtaccactgtacaactAATATTGAGCTAAATTAAGTTCACCCTAtcggtccggccctccacagcagccccagtttcttatgtggcccacCTCTGCTCTAATCACTAACAGATCTTAGCTCCTCCGTAAAGGAGGAACACTTTTAACAGGTTTATAGATGCTGTGTCCGCTACAGTTAACATAATCTGCTTAAGTGCCATGTGCACCATAATGACTCAATTGAAACCATCTCAGGCTCAAtcttaaacatttcattaagcaATTTCTGAAGGGAAAGTACCTACAGGATCGCTGAGAGTCACTGGTCTACTGGCGAGGCCTGCACAACACAAGACAGAAACACAAACCAGACATGTTTATTCTCTTGCCGATCCTAAGCCACTTACTGTCTTGTTTCTTGGCTTGGCTTAATTTGCAGTTTCTCCCTTTGAAGTGTGGTACACATTTATATTTCCTGACTGTGAGGCCTGAGCCACAGAACCTGCTAGCATTTGCTTGCTGATGCTGCAATCGGATAGCACATGTTTCCATGTGAGCCTTGCTCAGGCCCTCCTTAGATGATAAAAAACACAAGCGGAGAGGATTTGTGCGGCGCACGGCGCTGCCGAGAGGCCCCCGAGCATCCCAGACACCGCCGCAGGGGCTTCTGGCACACCCTGGCAGCAGAATGGTTTCAGTTAAGAATTTCAGTAATCACTTTTAGGAGTGTAATATATAGCTGACCTTTGGCAGCGACACACGACCCCCTGCTCCCCCTGCGATTTGATCAAAGGAAGCGGTGGTGGCTGTGCAAACAGCGCTATCAGTGAACTCCAATGGATTTACTGCCTGCTTCTTCTCTCTTGTCTCTGCGGAGTCGTGTGCTGATACTGCCAGAGAGGGAGGTTTCGTCTTACAGGATCTCACCCTCCCCACCTGAATTTACAGCCCTGATCACAGCCAGATCTGATTCAGCTTGTGCAGTCCACCTCTCATCAGCAGAAAACAGTACAGTTTACTCACATCAGCTCGATTCACAGAGCCACTACATGGCCCACAAAGTTTGCCCACACACCAGTGGCACTGACCATGAGAGAACATGTGAATCTCAATATGACGGAAATGATCAAGTTTATGCTCGAGCACAGGGGGAGATGCTGCACAGGAGAATGGAAACAAACAGAATATACTAGTTAATCATGTTTAAAGGGCACAGCAGCAGGAGGGATGGAAAGTGCATGACCTGTGTATCACAGCAACCGCTGGAACCAAAAGCTGGTATGAACCCAGGTGTTATGCAAGCCATTCACATCAAAACGAACCACATACAACACAAAACGTTATTACGACAACCAATTCTGGGCCCTTCCAGGGTGTGCATATTCATTGTAGGTTTGTTTTTAGACAGATTTAAATTCCTGATTGGAACTATGGCTCAACTGAGTggctaaattatttttttttttttgtaattatacCAATTAGAATTGGCCATTTATCTCATGTGTTGCATATATAATtagtagggctggctcgataccatttttttaaTGTCCGATACCCAGAGGCGATTTAATGAAGTTTGGGTTCTGGaactaggcagtctaaagtgctgtaacgctcattgaagtcctgactaaacacttaaagtgactctaccctgtcgtgtgcctttattcccacacctccaccaccgcacagcaaaagacccgcagcatccccaccggacagcggctaggtgagccgagcctctacagtagcaagtggctaatgctagcagtaa
This DNA window, taken from Trichomycterus rosablanca isolate fTriRos1 chromosome 3, fTriRos1.hap1, whole genome shotgun sequence, encodes the following:
- the eny2 gene encoding transcription and mRNA export factor ENY2, encoding MNKELQMRAAINQKLIEMGERERLKELLRSKLIECGWRDQLKAHCKEVIKEKGIENVTVEDLVAGITPKGRALVPDSVKKELLQRIRAFLSQHST